A single genomic interval of Dromiciops gliroides isolate mDroGli1 chromosome 1, mDroGli1.pri, whole genome shotgun sequence harbors:
- the LOC122736789 gene encoding 60S ribosomal protein L34-like, with protein sequence MVQRLTYCRRMSYNTTSNKIRLSRTPGNRIVYLYTKKVGKAPKSACSMCPGRLLGVCVVRPKVLMKLSKTKKHVSTAYGGSMCAKCVHDRIKHAFLIEE encoded by the coding sequence ATGGTTCAGCGTCTGACATATTGCCGTAGGATGTCCTACAACACAACTTCCAACAAAATTCGGCTGTCACGAACCCCAGGTAACAGAATTGTTTACCTTTATACTAAGAAAGTTGGAAAAGCACCAAAATCAGCCTGTAGTATGTGCCCAGGAAGACTTCTAGGTGTTTGTGTGGTGAGACCTAAAGTTCTTATGAAGCTATCAAAGACCAAAAAGCATGTCAGCACGGCTTATGGTGGTTCCATGTGTGCTAAATGTGTCCATGACAGGATCAAGCATGCTTTCCTGATTGAGGAGTAG